The Streptomyces sp. NBC_00569 genomic sequence GACGTTGTTCCCCTCGGACAGCACGTCCGTCGCCATGGTGACCGCCCCGGTGTGATGCGTGATCATGAGCTTCAGGAAGAGCTCGTCGAAGGCCGCGCCGTGCGCCGTGCGCAACGTCTTTAGCTGTGCCTCGGTCGCCATCCCCGGCATCGCCTCGTGCCCGTGGTGCCCGCCGCTCTCGCGTTCTCTGCCCTGGGTGTTGAGCCAGCCCTCCATGGCTCCGACCTCCGGGCCCTGCGCCGCGGCGATGCGCTCCGCGAGGCGCTTGACCTGGCCCGACTCGGCTCGCTTCGGGGCGAGTTCGGTCATCCGGAGGGCCTGTGTGTGATGCGCGATCATCATCTGCGCGTAGCTGAAGTCGGCCGAGTTGGGGCTGTCGTCCGGCTTGCGCTTCTGGGCGTCCTCGGCCGACAGCGTCTCGGCGCCCTCGCCCGGCTTGCCCGGCGCGATCACCGAAGGCCCCGGCTGAGCACGGGAGTTGGCGTCGGCGCCCTCACCGTCCGACGCCGTGTCACAGCCGCCGAGTACGAGGGCGGCGACCGCGACCGTCAACGGCAGAACAACTTTCATGACGAGTACGTTGCCATCTGTTGATCTGTGCATGATGAAGACGATACTCGTGGGGGTCCGTGCTCCGCTCCCGCATCAACGGGGGAAGCGGGGAAGTCCTCGATGAGGGAGACAGCAGTGACCCTGTTGAACGAGTCCCGAACGCGCGGCAGACGCCTGGGAGTTGCCGCGACAGCGGCCGGGCTGCTGGCCGCGCTGCTCATGGCCGGTCCGGCGGCGGCGACCCCCGACCCGGGCGACGCCCCGGCCAAGGCCGAGCGGCTCTCGAAGAGCGCGGCGGCCGACACCCGGGCGGCGATCGTGAACGGCGACATACCCGCCCAGGACGAGGTCGTCCACTCAGACAACATCGAACATCTCGCCAACATCCCCAAGGACGTGCTGCCCGGCATCAACTCGGACCTCGCGTTCCAGGGCAAGTACGCCTTCGCGGGGAACTACGACGGCTTCCGCATCTTCGACATCAGCAACCCGAAGGCCCCGAAGACCGTCGCGCAGGTCCTGTGCCCCGGATCGCAGAACGACATCTCCGTCTCCGGTGACCTGCTCTTCCTGTCGACCGACTCGTCGCGCAGCGACAACTCCTGTGCCAGCACCACACAGCCGGCCACGGAGAAGTCCTCCTGGGAGGGCATGAAGGTCTTCGACATCAGCGACAAGAAGAACCCGAAGTACGTCGCAGCCGTCGAGACCGCCTGCGGCTCGCACACGCACACGCTGGTCCCGGAGAAGAAGAACGTCTACGTGTACGTCTCGTCGTACTCGCCGAGCGCGACGTTCCCGGACTGCCAGCCGCCGCACGACGGGATCTCGGTCATCAAGGTGCCGCGCAAGGCACCCGAGAAGGCGGCGATGGTCAACTTCCCCGTCCTGTTCCCCGGTGAGGGACCCGACGGCGGGGGCAACCCCGGCGGGCCCACCAACCCGGGCGTCTCCAAGACCACCGGCTGCCACGACATCACGGTCCTGCCCTCGAAGGACCTGGCCGCCGGTGCCTGCATGGGCGACGGCATCCTGTTCTCCATCAAGGACCCCGAGAACCCCAAGGTCATCGACCAGGTCGAGGACAACACCAACTTCGCGTTCTGGCACTCGGCGACGTTCAACCAGAAGGCCGACAAGGTCGTCTTCACGGACGAGCTGGGCGGCGGCGGGGCGGCCACCTGCAACGAGGCCGTCGGGCCGGACCGCGGCGCCGACGGCATCTACGCCATCGTCGGCAAGGGCGACCACCGCAAGCTGGTCTTCAAGAACTACTTCAAGATCCCCCGCCACCAGGCGGACACCGAGAACTGCGTGGCCCACAACGGCTCGCTGATCCCCGTCAAGGGCAAGGACATCATGGTCCAGGCCTGGTACCAGGGCGGCGTCTCGGTCTGGGACTTCACCGACTCCTCGAAGCCCAAGGAGATCGGCTACTTCGAGCGCGGTCCGCTCACCACGGACACCCTCCAGGTGGGCGGTGCCTGGTCCGCGTACTACTACAACGGCTACATCTACTCGAACGACATCGCCAAGGGCTTCGACGTCCTGAAGCTCAGCGACCGGCGCACCGACCCGGCCGAACGGGTCCGCACGGGCGAGCTGAACGTCCAGACGCAGCCGGACTACTTCGACTGAGCGCCGTTCGACCGGGACCCGGGACCTCCGGGCTCGAAGTACTGGGAGAAGTCCGGGGCACCCCCCGGGCTTCTCCCGCCGGGCGCCGCGTCGTCCGGCGGGGTTCCGAGCTCCCACGCGAGCCCGTACCGGGCGAACAGCTCCGCCCGAAGGGTCGGCAACGGCATCGGCGCCCCCGGAACCAGCGCCGCGAACACCGCCCCCATCAGCTGGGAGCGCAGCAGCGGATAGTCGCGTTCGACGCTGAGCGAGCCGTTCCGCATGACGGTGTCGCGCAGCAGCTCGGCGAGCCGCTGCTGCTCGGGGCACTGCACGAAGCCCTCGGCCTGGAGGATCCCCGCCATGTGCGTCCGCATGAGGACGGGGTGGTCGACGGCGAGGCCGAGGATCGCGTCGACGGCCCGCGCCAGCCGCTCCGGCCCGTCCTCGGTGTGCGGCTCGCGCTCCAGCGCCGCCTCCAGCGTCCGGTGCATCAGCCGGTGCACCGCGGACTGGAGCAGCTGCCGCTTGCCGGGGAAGTAGTACGACACCAGACCCCGCGCCGAACCGGCGCGGTCCGCGATGTCGCCGAGCGTCGTCGCGTCGTACCCGCGCTCCCCGACGAGCTCGACCGTCGCCTGCAGAAGCCGCTCGCGGGATCGCCGTCGCAACTCCTCGTTGACCGATGCGCTCCGCGGGGACATCCTGTTAACTCCTGCGTTGACTGGCTCACAGCCAGTATACTCAGCGCGTCCCTGTCAGAGGGCTCTTTGCGGAACCTCTGCCCAGGGCCCCTGGGCGTATCCGGCGACGCGGGGGATCGTCGGATACGCCCGGTCCCAGCGGGCGGGTGTCCGGACGGCGTCGGCGCCGTCCGGACACCCGCCCGCCGGTGGATTCCGGCCCGGCCGCCGGCGCCGGAAATTCCTGCCGGCGGCGGACTCCTCCAGGGCACACTGGCCCGATGCCGCAGCTGATCGCTCCCGACGTCCGCGTCCACGCCTCCTTCCTCGCCGCCATGGACGAGGCCCGCGCCGAGGGCCACGGCGGACCCGACGACGACTCCACGGCGGGGCTCAGCCTGCGCGTGTACGGAGACACCTGGCAGGATCCGGCGGTCTTCGCGCAGTACGTCGCCCGCATGCGGCTCACCCACGGACCGCGCAGCATCCTGCAGTACGACGTCGAGTGCACGACCCTCTGGTACGTCGACGGAGACGCCTACCTCGGCCGCCTCGCGATCCGCCACCGCCTCACCGAGGCCTGGCTGCGCGACGGGCACATCGGCTACGACGTACGGCCCGGCGCCCGTGGCCGCGGACACGCCACCGCGATGCTCCGCGCCGCTCTCCCGCTCGCCGCGCGCCTGGGCGTCGACCCTGCGCTGATCACGTGTGACACGGACAACGCAGCCTCCCGCCGCGTCATCGAGGCCTGCGGTGGAGTACGGGACGAAGGGGGCGAGGACGACGGGGTGCTGCGGTACTGGACGCCCACCGGAGCCGGATCGCACACCGGGCGAACCCTCCCTACAGTGGACAAGGGGTGACGGGCAGGCCGGCTAGGAGGCGTACCGACATGGATCAAGAGCAGATCCTGGCCCGGATCACGGCGATGGTCGACGACGAGAAGCGGCTCCGCGCGTCGCTCGCCTCCGGACAGATCGACGGGGCGACCGAGCACGAGCGCCTTGCCGCCGTGGAACGCGAACTCGACCAGTGCTGGGACCTGCTGCGCCAGCGCCGGGCCAAGACGGAGTTCGGCGAGAACCCCGACGAGGCGAGGGCCAGGCCCGAGTCCCAGGTCGAGGGCTATCAGTCGTGACAGCCCAGTCGTGACGCCCAGTAGTGACAGCCCAGGAGTGACAGCCCAGGAATGACGGGCCGGTCGTGACGTCCAGTTGTGTCGTCCAGTCGTGACGGCACACCCCGACGGCCTTGTCCTGACGGGTCACCTGTTCGCGGTGAGCCGCTCGTAGGCCGTCACGGACACGGTCACCGTCAGCGCGCCGAGCAGCCAGCCGCCGAGTACGTCCGAGGGCCAGTGCACGCCGAGCCACAGCCGTGTGAGGCCGACGCCGACGACCGACACCACCGCGAGCGTGCACGCCGTGCGCCACAGGGCGCGGCCTGCGCCGTAGCGGCGCAGCAGCCAGAGGATCAGCCCCCACACCACTGTCGCCGTCATCGCGTGCCCGGAGGGGAAGGCCGCGTAGTGCGCGGAGTCCACGGG encodes the following:
- a CDS encoding LVIVD repeat-containing protein gives rise to the protein MTLLNESRTRGRRLGVAATAAGLLAALLMAGPAAATPDPGDAPAKAERLSKSAAADTRAAIVNGDIPAQDEVVHSDNIEHLANIPKDVLPGINSDLAFQGKYAFAGNYDGFRIFDISNPKAPKTVAQVLCPGSQNDISVSGDLLFLSTDSSRSDNSCASTTQPATEKSSWEGMKVFDISDKKNPKYVAAVETACGSHTHTLVPEKKNVYVYVSSYSPSATFPDCQPPHDGISVIKVPRKAPEKAAMVNFPVLFPGEGPDGGGNPGGPTNPGVSKTTGCHDITVLPSKDLAAGACMGDGILFSIKDPENPKVIDQVEDNTNFAFWHSATFNQKADKVVFTDELGGGGAATCNEAVGPDRGADGIYAIVGKGDHRKLVFKNYFKIPRHQADTENCVAHNGSLIPVKGKDIMVQAWYQGGVSVWDFTDSSKPKEIGYFERGPLTTDTLQVGGAWSAYYYNGYIYSNDIAKGFDVLKLSDRRTDPAERVRTGELNVQTQPDYFD
- a CDS encoding DUF305 domain-containing protein, encoding MKVVLPLTVAVAALVLGGCDTASDGEGADANSRAQPGPSVIAPGKPGEGAETLSAEDAQKRKPDDSPNSADFSYAQMMIAHHTQALRMTELAPKRAESGQVKRLAERIAAAQGPEVGAMEGWLNTQGRERESGGHHGHEAMPGMATEAQLKTLRTAHGAAFDELFLKLMITHHTGAVTMATDVLSEGNNVQIEEMANDVIAQQTAEIGRMRKMS
- a CDS encoding TetR/AcrR family transcriptional regulator; protein product: MSPRSASVNEELRRRSRERLLQATVELVGERGYDATTLGDIADRAGSARGLVSYYFPGKRQLLQSAVHRLMHRTLEAALEREPHTEDGPERLARAVDAILGLAVDHPVLMRTHMAGILQAEGFVQCPEQQRLAELLRDTVMRNGSLSVERDYPLLRSQLMGAVFAALVPGAPMPLPTLRAELFARYGLAWELGTPPDDAAPGGRSPGGAPDFSQYFEPGGPGSRSNGAQSK
- a CDS encoding DUF2630 family protein, with protein sequence MDQEQILARITAMVDDEKRLRASLASGQIDGATEHERLAAVERELDQCWDLLRQRRAKTEFGENPDEARARPESQVEGYQS
- a CDS encoding GNAT family N-acetyltransferase, with product MPQLIAPDVRVHASFLAAMDEARAEGHGGPDDDSTAGLSLRVYGDTWQDPAVFAQYVARMRLTHGPRSILQYDVECTTLWYVDGDAYLGRLAIRHRLTEAWLRDGHIGYDVRPGARGRGHATAMLRAALPLAARLGVDPALITCDTDNAASRRVIEACGGVRDEGGEDDGVLRYWTPTGAGSHTGRTLPTVDKG